The Maniola jurtina chromosome 3, ilManJurt1.1, whole genome shotgun sequence genome segment GTTTCGTAAATCACAAGTCATTTATTCAGAATAGTAGGCTGTAAAATTGTTCACtcaagttttcaaaaacataatttatataatatagttatgTAGTTATCATCCTGGAGTAATAATAGATAGAGAGATAGATAGAtggaagtctttattgcacacaaaaacatgtaaaggaacaacacagaaggaagaaaacagaaaaaacaattgtgtgcaaaggcggccttattgcttagagcaatctctaccaggtaaccgttgctgaaaggagaagctagtaataattacttacttgaATAGGGAGAGATATAAAAAGTTTGTTATTTTAGAATTAAAATTGtttgataagtaggtagtagttgTGTAAAATTTCAGGGGGAAACTTGCACGAATTATATTTTAGCTCTAGTTAGGtattctaggtaggtacctacctactttaaaatcttaaaattgaTTGCCTCCATAATAATAAGAAAACGGCACAAATCTCGTTCAAATCTGTGTCTCCTCTAAAGATTCTGAAGCAGTTCGATTCAGGAGAACCCCGAACGAAGTTGAAACTATTCGGGCTCTTATACTGATTCATTCAAACGTGACTTTGAACCATTTTTATCCATACAATTTTGTTATTTGGACGTTTTTGGTTCGCGAAAAATCCGGCTTAGATTCCCCAAACACTGCAGAATCTTGTTACTAGTTACCTAATTCGATTTTAACTGATTCTGCAGTTAAACTTTATGGCATATCCTTCGGCGTATCTACCTACTGGTATCGATAttctattacattattatttattatagtgaTTATATTCTGTTGTTTACCATATGACGTACCTATACTGTACCTAtactgtgatgacgtatggagctgaaacgtggacactgacagttggcctcgtccacaaactaaaagtcgctcagcgcgctatggagcgagctatgttgggtattactctcagggataaaatccggaacgaggaaattcgcaggagaacaaaagcgaccgacatagctcaaaggattagcaagctgaagtggcaatgggcaggccatgtctgtcgcagaaccgacggccgttggggcagacgtgttctggagtggagaccgcgtaccagtaagcgcagtgtaggacgacctccagcccgctggaccgatgacctgaagaaggtggcggggagcgggtggatgaggaaggcggaggaccgtgtttggtggcgcgctcttggaaaggcctatgtccagcagtggacgcttacaggctgatggatggatggatggatactgtacctacataagtacCAACCTAATGTTTTATGCTGCTATGACGTATTGCCATTATCAGTGACCATGATCAAGAATACAAATCGATGCAAATCAGGTCATAaggtcataaaataataataggtcaGACCCCACAagctcaaaatgagaagggtggAACAAGTAAGAAATAGGAGTTTTTGTCGTTATCGAATTACTTTGATGTTATATCATGAAACCGGTTTTCAAACATGATAAATATTATACAAACTGCATATTCTACCCAGACCAATTACCTTTATTGAAGGCCGGCCTTGTCTTATTTACTATACCAAAATAGGAGCTGTATTGATACTTTGacgaattttaataattttgaaaattgtattttattcaaactgtggaatcaactcccatcggcggtgttcctacTAGAATACAACATGGTGTTATTCAACGCAGCACAGTCTAACATTAtcacactcatattataaaggcgaaagtttgtgtgtatgtatgtgtgtatgtttgttattacTTCACAAAACTactggagatagataatatcctggattgtcacataggctactttttatcctggaaaattaaagtattcccacgggatttcgaataaccgaaatccatgcggacgaagtcgcgggcatcagccagtaatACTATAATGTCGATCAACACACACGTCAGTGTGTTCGCCAAGTTCTAATAAGACAAAAATTCTAATAAGAACGTCGATTTACTTAATTTACTAGAATTCTTCGGCATGCCCACAGTCCAAGATAAAAATAACGGTCCTTATGCTATTCGGCGTTTGTGGGCCACAACAGGTTAGTCGTcaacttttaaaaatcattattataattaatcctTCTTTTGAGTGTAGCCTAAATATACCTAGATCAGGTATCTATAGCATTTTATCACTCGCTAGTCACTGTGGTATACAGGAAATGTCATATTATTTACTGGAGCTCCCAATGCTTCAATTCATAGGTTGATTCACTCGTGTGAAGGACACGAAGTGCTTTTGTCAATAACTAAATTGGCAATGGAGCAAACCCAGTcagggtttttaatttttttttaaattagttctTTTTAATCATTAGATAAGTACGCATTTTTGTCGCCTGATATACCTTCCTGCGAAGTGTGCTCCTCCCAATGATTTATATGATAACTCTATTCACATAAGTATCTTTTGACATTCCGCACCAGTTTGCAGTAGTATATgcatatactaatattataaatacgaaagtgtgtctgtctgtctgtctgctaccttttcacggcccaacagtttaaccgattctgacgaaagttACAGGGTCAGCTCATATCCCGGGAATTgacacagactactttttatcccggaaaatcaaagcatccgcttagccgatttatatgaaatttagtaccgaggtagcttgcgcccctgttattgacataggcaacataacagttcctacgggaactttgaaaacctaaatccacgcggacgaagtcgcgggtatggTTTCTTATatgtttatgatttttttttcttttcagtaATGATCTCAGCATGCTGGGTAGCAGGCGCTGGAGTGGGCCTGCTGCCGCTGTTCGGCTGGCACGCTGGCGACAAGGACCCGCCGCCTCCAGGGTGCTACTTCGTCGAGGTCATGGACTACAACTACCTGCTGTTCCTCTACTTCGCCACCATTGTGACCCCTAGTGTGCTGCTTGCGGCGTTCTACGCACACATTTATAGAGTAGTTGTTAAACAGGTACAGTACATACATTTATAGAGTAGTTGTTAAACAGGTACAGTACATGTACAGTACccacccggcaggaaatattgtacatagaattttagaaagagataacggtttaGTAGAGCGCTGCCTCTGTCGTTGAGACAgacgaaacgtcacataggcatgagtgacagagacaacgctctacgaagccgaaatctctttctaaagttcgatgtacaatatttcctgcacTGTAACTCAGCTTTTTATTGAAGCTAATgcataatagatattataacaCCAGCGTTTAATAGGTTGTACAatatcttattttataaaaaactccTCTAAATCCACTCAGCCTGAAAGGGAGATCTCTGTTTATTAGTGGACTGGCGCTTTAAGATTTGATAGGTAATATGATGATGAGAGTTCTttgactttaatatttatacatattatgcgacatattaagataaaaaatcaaatcaaatgaaAGATTTAAGAAGGTATCTATTTCACCTTATTCCACCGATTCAGAATGAAAATCCAAACAAGAAACTCAGAAGTTGCTTTTTTCTAATCATAAAGAGTCACAATTATGTAACAATACACCAACCAACAAGGTACACCATCTTGTGGGCAATTGAAAGCTCAGCCAGTTGCTTGAACTgggtaaaagattttttttttcaaactgaaCAATACATAGAAAAAATTATCTCTTCTACCCATATGATCTAATCAACTATGTATACATATAGCAATCATAATAATTAGATTAAATGAAAAgacaacaacaacaataaacAGTAAAGAAACAATACGATTTCATTGTAATTTGCAAGTAGTTTCATTTTCCTGTTGTGTAAGGGATTTACGATCGAAGTGAATCAGCTGCAGCTATGAGTAAATACCGAGTAGCATATACAACAATCAATGTAGATATACCGGGCTGCACTGGGGTAATCTCATGACGTGGGCCATTTATGACGTAGGTATAAAATGTGATTGACCGTCTGGTCCCAATGCGTCAACGGAAAACGTAGAACTGCATTCTGAGAAGGGTCCTTAGTATATCATAATATATGAAACTGGAATGCTTGTTAATGTTTGAGAAAGTATCTAGTTTATTGAGCAAAGTAGCTTAGTATCGAAGATGAATGACATTTTATAACTAGATTTTCGCAGCAATTTGGCTAAAAATTCCATTTGTCCTCAAATTCTTTTGATGATTGattataaaatagatagatTGGAACAAGGAGCTGTGGCTTAGTGGCAACGCATATCAATTTATTgggattgttaagcaacgttgacccaagtcggtaactggttGGTGGAATTGTACCTATGCGGCTAGGAACGTACTGCATCATTATCCTAAGAGAACTCCGATAGTTATGTGATTAGTGTAAAagggtcacaaccctcagcaatgacgAATACGCTTATATAATAAGGATGGAACAAGAACATTGGAAATATTACGTAAGTAGGGTGGAAACTTATAATTAGGGAAAATCCTCCTATCACTTAAATGGCAAAtctgagaaaaaaaaacatttattatgtataatgtacTAACAAAATGCTCACGACTTACCTTAATTAATGAACTAATGAGTTCCAacgaataaaattatattatgtttcaaAAAAAACAGCTCTATCAACCACTATTCGACCCAAATAAAACTTCTACAAATAATTTTTCATTCCATGAGACTGTGGTCAAGGACGAATCTATAAAACCCAGACTCAAATACAACGAAAAAGGCGTTTGTTGATTGGACTATTGTTTTGACTATTCGTTACGCTGGGCTgggatatattatgtactagctgatgcccgcagcttcgcccgcgtggattggtcagatcccctgcagcatcaggattgaggagttggactccaaattctttatgaaacaatggtgcaaagttcctctatcgattaaaaaagaaatgacgcaaatcggttcagaaatctcggagatttcggtttACATAGGTAGAataacacaactcccttttttaaagtcggttaaaaaagtagcctattttacgccctggtcaatcctctacttgtctgtgaaaatcccgtcaaaatcggttcagccgttccaaagattagccttttcaaacagacagacagacagacagacagacagacaaaaattttaaaaacgtgtgattcagtgttggtatcgttcaaataaccatatgagcttaatatgaggtagttatttcgaaattacagacagacactccaattttatttattagtatagatactagctccatattcatattaaaattataaatgcgaaagtgtgtctgtctgtctgctacctttttacgtcccaacagtttaacttattctgacgaaatttggtacagggttagcaaatatcctggggacggacataggctactttttatcccagaaaatcaaagagttcccacgggattcctaaagacccatccgcttaaccgatttttatgtttggtaccgaggtagcttgcatcccctGTAATTCACATAattatgcaactttttatcccggaaaattgtaaacctaaatccacgcggacgaagtcgcgggcatcctctagtaggacATAATATTAAAGCTATCCATCAAAGCAGCGAGCCCTCCACAAAAGTGGCCGGCAAAGTAATCAAGCCAGAGGTGAAAGTTTGAGTCACGTTTCGTATATTTGTACCAGTAGTTCTTATTTACCGACAAATGTCGCACCAGTAGGAGATTACTGATAAGGAAAGTACAAACAGTTTGTTTCAATTTCTTTTTGGGTCCCATTATAGGAAATACTTTCCGTTGATTTATTGTTATCAGTTATGACCCTAAGATTAGAACAGTACGTAGgcacctatacctactaagatTAAGAGTCTCTCATTTCGATGTCTGTGATAttaactagtgtaaattaaaaatgtataacacccccgacaagtgaaaggtaactagaaaatagctgataactttcaaacggctgaaccgattatcttggattatagctaagaagactctcgatcaagcatcctttcataaaaactaaattaaaatcggttcattagtttaggagctacgatgccacagacggatacacacatacacacgtcaaatttataacacccctctttttgggtcgggggttgatacacagatacacccgttaaacttataacacccctctttttgggtagggggttaaaaggATACCTCCAGAAAAAAGTATGATTTCCGTATTGTCAGTTTACTTTTGTGTTGTGTATAGCTGAAAtagcgccgcgccgcgccgccgccggtTGCCGTAATAAATTGAGTTTAATTACCTGACCAATATACACCAATACAAGAACCAATTTGGCCAATTTACCAAGAATTTAAAATGTGCACAGATCTCAacaatttacttaattttttgacTGCTTAGAcgatttctataataattaagtaattacctacttattacatcGCTTACCTATAACGCTAAGCGGCGGTCTTATTGGTGTttattgtatgaaaatattttcataaagaGATTCGTGTGATTCCGAATGCCATTTCATATTCTCAATGTTCGCAAAACAGGTTTCAATCttctctttaatattttcacacGTCGAAAATAACGATCGTCCTTTACTTCCAATTCAAAAATTTGGGGCCGGTTTAGAAAGTCACTTGCAGACTCATCTTCTCAAGATAGGTAACTTGGAAAATGATTATGCTTTTTGCAATATCTTCGGTTGGATTTTTCACTTGCGCAACGTTATTTCCATAGATATTAAAACATTGAAACTTGATGTCACTAAGCTAGATATTCTTAAAAGATTTCTGGTGAAATTGAATtggttaaattaatttttcgtgGATTTGGTGAAAATCCTGACAAATAGAAGCCTATAATGTGTGATATTATAATGAAAGATAAAGGATAAGCGAGAAAGTAAACATTATTGAAAGAAATGAAAGAATCACTTGGAATCAAGagaaaattaactaaaattttAACAGACTACCttaaattgtaaaaattaaaaattttgtaatctaaaatatttataagctTTTTTAAAAACAAGCTATTTTTAGTTTATCTCATTCATCAgggttatgtacctacttattaatgcTTCCGtagaataaaattgtattttggGGTTATCATTCCCACATATTCACAATTCACATGGCAACTATGCTACAGTTTAGAGAACTAATTGACGTCAATTTAACGAATTCTATACCCACGGCTAATTTTGTTTGATTGTGAACGTTGTGCTGAAAAAATATGACTCTGTTTCGCTATCTCAATGCGAACTCATAAATGAAACACATGTGTCTGTTGAAAATTATTACTGCACAAAATTTTGAATAGCAGTCAAAGTTAAATATAGTTTATTTCATTAATAGCCAAGGTCAAATGAATAGTATGAACATCCATAATAataggggttaaagtatgaaattgccgttttattgtaataggtacttcgaattgacatagaaccttcatggtttgagatttttgagtgaaacttttttcatacggtacctatgtagttcttctttttaaaaaatgtgcaaCATTCCATTATCAActttcagttgttttttttattcagcttaGACAATAAAGATGGATACTTCAAAAATTCGTGTGATTTTTGAATACGAGTTCCGACGCGGAACTACGCGGCAGAAACAGCTCgcaatattaagagggctctctccgtcactcgtttcatacaatcgtagttccaatttcatttgaatattaagcaaccaaaatccatgaaattttgcagacatattctagaaactaatatctatgtctgtggtgttccagatttctattaaaatatttggtttcaaagttacgcggtcttaaaaatttacatacaaatctttgagcccctgtagttttaaaactacatatttttagaaaaatctaaaaaaccacagacacatatattagtttctagaatatgtctgcaaaatttcatggactttggttgcttaatattcaaatgaaattggaactacgattgtatgaagcgagtgacggagagagccctgttaaatagtttatttcattAATAGCCAAGGTCCAATGAATAATATAAACATCCATAATATCTACGTCTTAATAAAGTTATCTGCTACATTTGAGCATTTGCAGCTGAAGTGTCTGATATATAAACATCAATCTTATTGGTTTATCGAATAtctttaggtatacctaatattatattaatatattacaaACACAAAATGCTAAGTATgttttattcttatttatttgcttCTTAGAAACTTGTTTCTTTgccgattattatttatcaattaaaacactcgatacctacttaaacaggtacatatttattattaaggtaAATAAAGTCTGAGTTTGCTGGAAGGTCATTTTAGCCCACAGAATGTGAATAAAACGAAAACAAACAAAgagaaaatttaaacaaaaaaagcctttgaatagtattttatttactcaacaTGGACACTTGTTTGCTGAAACGTGACGTCGTATTTAAAATATGAGTTATCATTGCCATACATACCTGAATTTATTGTGCTATTGTATTagtcattaaaattataagacGTAATTACCTACCGCTCTACATTTTCAATTacttatgcatagataatattcaaAAACAAACCTGCAAAAAATAACAACATAACATAACAATAACGAAATACCATAATTTTATTCTGCGAGGAACAAGATTGAAGCACCTGCACTTTACGAAAAACGTAGAGGTCGAAAGAGACGATTGAACTTTGAAGGCAAACATGTCGATTTTTAAATCCCAAACAAGTAGACACAACACCAAAACAACTGCATCCACATGTAGTTATTTACGTCAAAATTACGATAAGGGCAAAACACTCTTAGTAAACTTGATCTTCGCTAACCGAAATTAATAGTTAGTTTTTATACAAGAATtgaacaaactttttttttttacagatgaGCGCGGTAGTAACCGTCGAAGGAAGCCACGGACGAGGCACCATGTTACGGGTCCTAGGAGCAGCCCAGAAGCGAGAAGTCAAAGCTACTCAAAATCTGGCTATCATAGTTTTCTTCTTTATAGTCTGTTGGATACCACTGTACACAATCAACGCAATCAAGGCCTTTATGCCCGAATTAGATATTCCTAATCCACTCACTTACTTTTGTATCGTTTTTTCCCATCTAAATTCAGCAGTGAATCCATTGCTGTACGCCTACCATTTAAAAGATTTTCGAGCAGCCTTGAAAGGTCTTATTTGTACTGTATTAGGTAGAGGTGTACCTCTACCTGCAGCATATAGGCCACCAGTACCTCTAAGAAGACCGGCGTTAGAAAGATGCAATGCATACAGGGAGAGACCCAGGGTGTACGTCAACTCGCCAGTTTGGCTAAGACAGAAGGAAGCCGAACTAGTGGCTACACAAGATAGAAGCAAGGTTGTATCTGTTTCGAGAGTTAATCCAGATTTAGAACCGTTTTTGAATAGAAATACCAATGAGAATTCTAGTGGAAGACACACTCCAGAAGGACGTGAGGGCAATAACGGACCATATCTCATAGAAGCTAGTCAAGGATGTCAAAGTCCGTATAAGAAAGTAGAGGAATTTATTCGAAGAGTGCGTAGCGTCAGCTCTGAGCACAGCTGACATGAGGCAAGCCGGGTGCCCTCGGCTTATAGTGTGACGtaaaaaagctttaatttattttaagtatagagGACTTTGTATATTctattaaactaatttaataatttaaaacaactatTTTATAGTagacttaatattatgtaagtatacttATGTGACATTCTtggacataatatttttagataagcTGTTTATAAAAGAGAATAGCATATGTATTGAAAAACTGAAATTTAATGTATCGAGATTATTCATGTTAATGTGTTTATGTCATGTGATTatgttaagaggaaaaccatctcgaatgacttagacgatttcaccttcaaactagcaattttgacatgtcatgaccctctattgacaattaatcaagcagacatttcaatctgcgaaatttacgcggacttttagtattttgacgtaggagggtaaaagatccagtacatgaacgaataaggattaccctgactttcacctaaaattaagatatatgagaattgttctatatataatttttatttttttgtgtatctgtacacagtatatcaaaaaatcaaataaaatgcgtggtattaattattataaattattttatttaacaaaaggataaattgccagtaaatgaaccggaaatttcagtgaatgaacgaactctatctagtgcataaactctcgattcctattaataaattcttaagtatattttcggcttggaatttaaaaaaaaatgtcagattttcagtttttgacttattgtatatttttttctacattttgcgcgataaatcaaaaactcttttacataataataataaataaaacctgttttagaatgtataatagagccctttcatatgatattatcccctttgatatagttatcttagtttgaaagtcacctaaattttctggaaaacagtccaaatgactacagagaaaatgaaacttaacgcccttgttgcatccaagtcgctggaagtgcaacatcagctactgaatgtgttaagagtagtgagaataatataccgtaacacaagtgtctgatgttatcagatttgttcctttgagccgagaagccacatgttctgatgctttttagacaatctaagatctctcattaagtgatccaaataattttgattgaatggtctaagttgagatgtaaaaaagtcactacatcgtcactaccttctgaaagttcttgaaatggtagattagaggtactgggttggggctgaggtacagatttatcaccagaagtcagaatcgttcaaattgcagactgcaagttacaatagagccgcttggaacaatttttttgctgtttcttctggtaatattcacaacgcagaaataataatcatcatggtgtttagatggttcgcgccaaataataaaatttttttttagtaaaagtagttaactattcttatttgctcataaacgcaacgaggaaatacagcttccacatataaaaattggagtccaggccttgctgttagctgctaatgggttctcaaagtagcccgagtatgctagttttactgggcacaaaaggaaagaatgaaaggagcttacccagtacatcttaaaagatccgttatagatacatgcatcctgccatgccttacctatgccagccaaacatgggtccagacaaagaatataaaaagaaatagtaacttgctaaagggcgatggcaagttgcataaattaagcaaaaaatattcaaagtgagaattgaagacataagaaaaaagacaaagcctacagacaccttgagacatgccctaaaactgcaatgcaaatggtcatattgtatcgatttttacagatgaaagaaggacaggtaggtagaccgaagacgcgttggtctaatgctattgtgcaaatcgcgagagaaaattagcttgatagtaccaaagacagagagaaatggggatacccaagagggatccatatccaagaaagaagaataccagaataaatataaaaaaaattcaaaagaaaaataaaaccgatttcaaaatcacaaacactaaaaagtaaaaaataatttaagttattgtggtttttgaagtcggttttatttttcttttgaaaattttttatttcaaaatttttagtggccccactgtactataataatatgccatgcccagctaaaaccctactgtttactaagcaattacactgatcgcgagcaatttgctcttatccattgaggagttctgttctccatctcagaagatattcatcagaacttcatcaaatttatatgggaccacctgcaaagtatacctagcttttcaa includes the following:
- the LOC123880791 gene encoding adenosine receptor A3 — protein: MSEKNVSTTGSADPGPHRSPTPEIHATYTSLELLVALVAIVGNAMVIHVFRRDRRLRRRTNYYIVSLAIADLLVGLLGIPFAILASVGLPRNLYACLFTTSILVMLCTISIFCLVAVSVDRYWAILHPMCYSRNVRTKTAILMISACWVAGAGVGLLPLFGWHAGDKDPPPPGCYFVEVMDYNYLLFLYFATIVTPSVLLAAFYAHIYRVVVKQMSAVVTVEGSHGRGTMLRVLGAAQKREVKATQNLAIIVFFFIVCWIPLYTINAIKAFMPELDIPNPLTYFCIVFSHLNSAVNPLLYAYHLKDFRAALKGLICTVLGRGVPLPAAYRPPVPLRRPALERCNAYRERPRVYVNSPVWLRQKEAELVATQDRSKVVSVSRVNPDLEPFLNRNTNENSSGRHTPEGREGNNGPYLIEASQGCQSPYKKVEEFIRRVRSVSSEHS